From Drosophila virilis strain 15010-1051.87 chromosome X, Dvir_AGI_RSII-ME, whole genome shotgun sequence, the proteins below share one genomic window:
- the SdhBL gene encoding succinate dehydrogenase [ubiquinone] iron-sulfur subunit: protein MLRLRSGLRVLEASVRNHMTRTYGLASAMPIVEAVNDDVDVVYCKKNDEDASKNKSEMPAKVAKAASSENLDKPNKASQPVQMKKNGDKQGGKPPAKQPNKPNGKEVSAKDVDKKGAAPKETTKPKPKEERMKTFEIYRWKPGDEPKMQKYKLDLNKCGAMVLDALIKIKSEMDATLTFRRSCREGICGSCAMNIDGINTLACIQAIDTNVGRPCKIYPLPHLYVKRDLVPDMSQFYDQYRSIEPWLQRKDLNREMGKAQYLQSLEDRNRLDGLYECILCACCQTACPSYWWNSEKYLGPAVLMQAYRWVIDSRDEATEHRLCQLMDPWKLYRCHTILNCTNTCPKNLNPAMAIMELKQLLAGMKNKPKPKLQTDQLFQNQM, encoded by the coding sequence ATGCTTCGGCTTAGATCGGGATTGCGCGTGCTGGAGGCATCGGTGCGCAATCATATGACCAGGACATATGGGCTTGCATCGGCGATGCCCATCGTTGAGGCGGTAAATGATGATGTGGATGTGGTTTACTGCAAGAAAAATGACGAGGATGCATCCAAGAACAAGTCTGAGATGCCCGCGAAGGTTGCGAAGGCTGCGTCATCCGAGAATCTTGACAAGCCCAATAAAGCCAGCCAGCCCGTGCAGATGAAGAAGAATGGCGACAAACAGGGCGGTAAGCCACCTGCCAAGCAGCCCAACAAACCGAATGGCAAGGAGGTAAGCGCCAAAGATGTTGACAAAAAGGGCGCAGCGCCAAAGGAAACGACGAAGCCCAAGCCGAAGGAGGAACGCATGAAAACCTTTGAAATATATCGCTGGAAGCCCGGCGATGAGCCCAAAATGCAGAAATACAAGCTGGACTTGAACAAGTGCGGCGCCATGGTACTGGATGCCCTGATCAAGATCAAAAGCGAAATGGACGCAACGCTCACGTTTCGCCGTTCCTGCCGTGAGGGCATCTGCGGCTCCTGTGCCATGAACATCGATGGCATCAATACGCTTGCCTGCATCCAGGCCATTGACACGAATGTGGGCAGGCCGTGCAAGATCTATCCGCTGCCGCATCTGTATGTGAAGCGCGATCTGGTGCCGGATATGTCGCAGTTCTATGATCAGTATCGTTCCATCGAGCCCTGGCTGCAGCGCAAGGACTTGAACAGGGAAATGGGCAAGGCTCAGTATCTGCAATCATTGGAAGATCGCAATCGTCTGGACGGGCTGTATGAATGCATATTGTGCGCCTGCTGCCAAACCGCGTGCCCATCGTACTGGTGGAATAGCGAAAAGTACTTGGGTCCGGCTGTGCTGATGCAAGCATATCGCTGGGTTATCGATTCTCGCGACGAGGCCACCGAGCATCGTCTGTGCCAGCTGATGGATCCGTGGAAGCTCTATCGCTGCCACACCATACTCAACTGCACCAATACATGCCCCAAGAACTTGAATCCGGCCATGGCCATTATGGAGTTGAAACAATTGCTCGCTGGTATGAAGaacaaaccaaaaccaaagctCCAGACCGATCAATTGTTCCAGAATCAAATGTAG